Proteins from a single region of Oryza brachyantha chromosome 6, ObraRS2, whole genome shotgun sequence:
- the LOC102699594 gene encoding putative bifunctional dihydrofolate reductase-thymidylate synthase isoform X1 translates to MFRVVIVDLVATKIFSKSGVPVLRFQSHKYLELRKKVKISCFYQSQAIAMSTDVTNVSSKGNVQTRYQVVVAATRDMGIGKDGVLPWKVPSDLKFFKDITMTTSNPSKKNAVVMGRKTWESIPIQFRPLPGRLNIILTRSGSFDFATAENVVTCGSLDSALELLSTTPYCSTVEKIFVIGGGEVLRQSLNAPACEAIHLTDIESSVECDTFIPPIDLSVFHPWYSSYPVVENSIRHSFITFVRVTKSIAEANDSSGKELTGNDSKKNKFEIENFSFLPKVIFERHEEYQYLNLVQDIIRNGAKKNDRTGTGTISKFGCQMRFNLRRSFPLLTTKRVFWRGVLEELLWFISGSTNAKVLQEKGIHIWDGNASRQYLDSIGLSQREVGDLGPVYGFQWRHFGAEYIDMHADYTGKGFDQLMDVINKIKNNPDDRRIILSAWNPTDLNKMALPPCHMFAQFYVENGELSCQMYQRSADMGLGVPFNIASYSLLTCMIAQVCDLTPGDFVHVIGDAHVYRTHVQALEEQMQKQPKPFPILKINPLKKDIDSFVTSDFKLVRYDPHQKIEMKMAV, encoded by the exons ATGTTTCGGGTGGTTATAGTTGACTTGGTA GCCACAAAAATTTTCAGCAAGAGTGGTGTCCCAGTTTTGAGATTCCAAAGTCATAAATATCTTGAATTGAGgaaaaaggttaaaatttcCTGCTTTTACCAATCTCAAGCAATAGCCATGTCTACCGATGTTACCAACGTCAGTTCAAAGGGCAATGTTCAGACAAGATATCAAGTTGTGGTTGCTGCTACTCGTGACATGGGCATTGGGAAGGACGGGGTACTGCCATGGAAAGTGCCGAGtgacctaaaattttttaaggacATTACAATGACTACTTCAAATCCTTCGAAGAAAAACGCTGTTGTAATGGGAAGGAAAACATGGGAAAGCATACCCATTCAGTTTAGACCTCTCCCTGGTCGTCTGAATATAATATTGACTCGCTCTGGGAGTTTTGATTTTGCAACTGCAGAAAATGTTGTTACCTGTGGAAGTTTGGATTCTGCCTTAGAATTGCTATCAACAACTCCATACTGTTCAACAGTCGAGAAGATTTTTGTAATAGGGGGTGGCGAGGTTCTGAG GCAATCTCTAAATGCGCCTGCTTGTGAGGCCATTCATCTTACCGACATAGAGTCCAGCGTTGAATGTGATACTTTCATTCCTCCAATTGATCTCTCTGTATTCCACCCATGGTATTCATCATATCCAGTGGTTGAAAATAGCATAAGACATTCATTCATTACCTTTGTTCGTGTTACAAAATCAATTGCAGAAGCTAATGATTCAAGTGGCAAGGAATTGACTGGAAATGATTCTAAGAAGAATAAGTTTGaaattgagaatttttcatttttacctaAAGTGATATTTGAAAGGCATGAGGAGTATCAATATCTCAATCTTGTTCAAGACATAATAAGAAATGGTGCCAAGAAAAATGACAGAACAGGGACAGGGacaatatcaaaatttggttGCCAG ATGCGGTTCAACTTAAGGAGGAGCTTTCCATTGCTCACAACAAAG AGGGTATTTTGGCGTGGTGTTCTTGAAGAACTATTGTGGTTCATCAGTGGCTCAACAAATGCAAAG GTTTTACAGGAGAAAGGTATTCACATATGGGATGGCAATGCTTCAAGGCAGTATCTTGACAG TATTGGTTTATCACAAAGGGAAGTGGGAGACTTGGGACCAGTTTATGGATTTCAGTGGAGACATTTTGGTGCGGA ATATATTGACATGCATGCTGACTACACGGGAAAAGGTTTTGATCAGTTAATGGACGTCATTAACAAGATCAAGAACAATCCCGATGATAGAAGAATCATTTTATCTGCATGGAATCCAACAGATCTGAACAAGATGGCGCTGCCACCATGCCACATGTTTGCACAG TTTTATGTTGAGAATGGGGAGTTATCATGCCAGATGTATCAACGCTCTGCTGACATGGGGCTTGGTGTACCATTCAACATCGCATCATATTCTCTTCTGACCTGTATGATTGCACAAGTGTGTG ATCTTACTCCTGGAGATTTTGTCCATGTCATAGGCGATGCTCATGTTTACCGTACACATGTTCAAGCATTAGAAGAACAAATGCAGAAGCAGCCTAAACCGTTCCCT ATTTTGAAGATAAATCCTCTGAAGaaagatattgattcatttgTCACATCAGACTTCAAACTGGTTCGCTATGACCCTCACCAGAAGATAGAAATGAAGATGGCAGTCTGA
- the LOC102699594 gene encoding putative bifunctional dihydrofolate reductase-thymidylate synthase isoform X3, with protein sequence MFRATKIFSKSGVPVLRFQSHKYLELRKKVKISCFYQSQAIAMSTDVTNVSSKGNVQTRYQVVVAATRDMGIGKDGVLPWKVPSDLKFFKDITMTTSNPSKKNAVVMGRKTWESIPIQFRPLPGRLNIILTRSGSFDFATAENVVTCGSLDSALELLSTTPYCSTVEKIFVIGGGEVLRQSLNAPACEAIHLTDIESSVECDTFIPPIDLSVFHPWYSSYPVVENSIRHSFITFVRVTKSIAEANDSSGKELTGNDSKKNKFEIENFSFLPKVIFERHEEYQYLNLVQDIIRNGAKKNDRTGTGTISKFGCQMRFNLRRSFPLLTTKRVFWRGVLEELLWFISGSTNAKVLQEKGIHIWDGNASRQYLDSIGLSQREVGDLGPVYGFQWRHFGAEYIDMHADYTGKGFDQLMDVINKIKNNPDDRRIILSAWNPTDLNKMALPPCHMFAQFYVENGELSCQMYQRSADMGLGVPFNIASYSLLTCMIAQVCDLTPGDFVHVIGDAHVYRTHVQALEEQMQKQPKPFPILKINPLKKDIDSFVTSDFKLVRYDPHQKIEMKMAV encoded by the exons ATGTTTCGG GCCACAAAAATTTTCAGCAAGAGTGGTGTCCCAGTTTTGAGATTCCAAAGTCATAAATATCTTGAATTGAGgaaaaaggttaaaatttcCTGCTTTTACCAATCTCAAGCAATAGCCATGTCTACCGATGTTACCAACGTCAGTTCAAAGGGCAATGTTCAGACAAGATATCAAGTTGTGGTTGCTGCTACTCGTGACATGGGCATTGGGAAGGACGGGGTACTGCCATGGAAAGTGCCGAGtgacctaaaattttttaaggacATTACAATGACTACTTCAAATCCTTCGAAGAAAAACGCTGTTGTAATGGGAAGGAAAACATGGGAAAGCATACCCATTCAGTTTAGACCTCTCCCTGGTCGTCTGAATATAATATTGACTCGCTCTGGGAGTTTTGATTTTGCAACTGCAGAAAATGTTGTTACCTGTGGAAGTTTGGATTCTGCCTTAGAATTGCTATCAACAACTCCATACTGTTCAACAGTCGAGAAGATTTTTGTAATAGGGGGTGGCGAGGTTCTGAG GCAATCTCTAAATGCGCCTGCTTGTGAGGCCATTCATCTTACCGACATAGAGTCCAGCGTTGAATGTGATACTTTCATTCCTCCAATTGATCTCTCTGTATTCCACCCATGGTATTCATCATATCCAGTGGTTGAAAATAGCATAAGACATTCATTCATTACCTTTGTTCGTGTTACAAAATCAATTGCAGAAGCTAATGATTCAAGTGGCAAGGAATTGACTGGAAATGATTCTAAGAAGAATAAGTTTGaaattgagaatttttcatttttacctaAAGTGATATTTGAAAGGCATGAGGAGTATCAATATCTCAATCTTGTTCAAGACATAATAAGAAATGGTGCCAAGAAAAATGACAGAACAGGGACAGGGacaatatcaaaatttggttGCCAG ATGCGGTTCAACTTAAGGAGGAGCTTTCCATTGCTCACAACAAAG AGGGTATTTTGGCGTGGTGTTCTTGAAGAACTATTGTGGTTCATCAGTGGCTCAACAAATGCAAAG GTTTTACAGGAGAAAGGTATTCACATATGGGATGGCAATGCTTCAAGGCAGTATCTTGACAG TATTGGTTTATCACAAAGGGAAGTGGGAGACTTGGGACCAGTTTATGGATTTCAGTGGAGACATTTTGGTGCGGA ATATATTGACATGCATGCTGACTACACGGGAAAAGGTTTTGATCAGTTAATGGACGTCATTAACAAGATCAAGAACAATCCCGATGATAGAAGAATCATTTTATCTGCATGGAATCCAACAGATCTGAACAAGATGGCGCTGCCACCATGCCACATGTTTGCACAG TTTTATGTTGAGAATGGGGAGTTATCATGCCAGATGTATCAACGCTCTGCTGACATGGGGCTTGGTGTACCATTCAACATCGCATCATATTCTCTTCTGACCTGTATGATTGCACAAGTGTGTG ATCTTACTCCTGGAGATTTTGTCCATGTCATAGGCGATGCTCATGTTTACCGTACACATGTTCAAGCATTAGAAGAACAAATGCAGAAGCAGCCTAAACCGTTCCCT ATTTTGAAGATAAATCCTCTGAAGaaagatattgattcatttgTCACATCAGACTTCAAACTGGTTCGCTATGACCCTCACCAGAAGATAGAAATGAAGATGGCAGTCTGA
- the LOC102699594 gene encoding putative bifunctional dihydrofolate reductase-thymidylate synthase isoform X2: MFRVVIVDLATKIFSKSGVPVLRFQSHKYLELRKKVKISCFYQSQAIAMSTDVTNVSSKGNVQTRYQVVVAATRDMGIGKDGVLPWKVPSDLKFFKDITMTTSNPSKKNAVVMGRKTWESIPIQFRPLPGRLNIILTRSGSFDFATAENVVTCGSLDSALELLSTTPYCSTVEKIFVIGGGEVLRQSLNAPACEAIHLTDIESSVECDTFIPPIDLSVFHPWYSSYPVVENSIRHSFITFVRVTKSIAEANDSSGKELTGNDSKKNKFEIENFSFLPKVIFERHEEYQYLNLVQDIIRNGAKKNDRTGTGTISKFGCQMRFNLRRSFPLLTTKRVFWRGVLEELLWFISGSTNAKVLQEKGIHIWDGNASRQYLDSIGLSQREVGDLGPVYGFQWRHFGAEYIDMHADYTGKGFDQLMDVINKIKNNPDDRRIILSAWNPTDLNKMALPPCHMFAQFYVENGELSCQMYQRSADMGLGVPFNIASYSLLTCMIAQVCDLTPGDFVHVIGDAHVYRTHVQALEEQMQKQPKPFPILKINPLKKDIDSFVTSDFKLVRYDPHQKIEMKMAV; this comes from the exons ATGTTTCGGGTGGTTATAGTTGACTTG GCCACAAAAATTTTCAGCAAGAGTGGTGTCCCAGTTTTGAGATTCCAAAGTCATAAATATCTTGAATTGAGgaaaaaggttaaaatttcCTGCTTTTACCAATCTCAAGCAATAGCCATGTCTACCGATGTTACCAACGTCAGTTCAAAGGGCAATGTTCAGACAAGATATCAAGTTGTGGTTGCTGCTACTCGTGACATGGGCATTGGGAAGGACGGGGTACTGCCATGGAAAGTGCCGAGtgacctaaaattttttaaggacATTACAATGACTACTTCAAATCCTTCGAAGAAAAACGCTGTTGTAATGGGAAGGAAAACATGGGAAAGCATACCCATTCAGTTTAGACCTCTCCCTGGTCGTCTGAATATAATATTGACTCGCTCTGGGAGTTTTGATTTTGCAACTGCAGAAAATGTTGTTACCTGTGGAAGTTTGGATTCTGCCTTAGAATTGCTATCAACAACTCCATACTGTTCAACAGTCGAGAAGATTTTTGTAATAGGGGGTGGCGAGGTTCTGAG GCAATCTCTAAATGCGCCTGCTTGTGAGGCCATTCATCTTACCGACATAGAGTCCAGCGTTGAATGTGATACTTTCATTCCTCCAATTGATCTCTCTGTATTCCACCCATGGTATTCATCATATCCAGTGGTTGAAAATAGCATAAGACATTCATTCATTACCTTTGTTCGTGTTACAAAATCAATTGCAGAAGCTAATGATTCAAGTGGCAAGGAATTGACTGGAAATGATTCTAAGAAGAATAAGTTTGaaattgagaatttttcatttttacctaAAGTGATATTTGAAAGGCATGAGGAGTATCAATATCTCAATCTTGTTCAAGACATAATAAGAAATGGTGCCAAGAAAAATGACAGAACAGGGACAGGGacaatatcaaaatttggttGCCAG ATGCGGTTCAACTTAAGGAGGAGCTTTCCATTGCTCACAACAAAG AGGGTATTTTGGCGTGGTGTTCTTGAAGAACTATTGTGGTTCATCAGTGGCTCAACAAATGCAAAG GTTTTACAGGAGAAAGGTATTCACATATGGGATGGCAATGCTTCAAGGCAGTATCTTGACAG TATTGGTTTATCACAAAGGGAAGTGGGAGACTTGGGACCAGTTTATGGATTTCAGTGGAGACATTTTGGTGCGGA ATATATTGACATGCATGCTGACTACACGGGAAAAGGTTTTGATCAGTTAATGGACGTCATTAACAAGATCAAGAACAATCCCGATGATAGAAGAATCATTTTATCTGCATGGAATCCAACAGATCTGAACAAGATGGCGCTGCCACCATGCCACATGTTTGCACAG TTTTATGTTGAGAATGGGGAGTTATCATGCCAGATGTATCAACGCTCTGCTGACATGGGGCTTGGTGTACCATTCAACATCGCATCATATTCTCTTCTGACCTGTATGATTGCACAAGTGTGTG ATCTTACTCCTGGAGATTTTGTCCATGTCATAGGCGATGCTCATGTTTACCGTACACATGTTCAAGCATTAGAAGAACAAATGCAGAAGCAGCCTAAACCGTTCCCT ATTTTGAAGATAAATCCTCTGAAGaaagatattgattcatttgTCACATCAGACTTCAAACTGGTTCGCTATGACCCTCACCAGAAGATAGAAATGAAGATGGCAGTCTGA
- the LOC102699594 gene encoding putative bifunctional dihydrofolate reductase-thymidylate synthase isoform X4, giving the protein MSTDVTNVSSKGNVQTRYQVVVAATRDMGIGKDGVLPWKVPSDLKFFKDITMTTSNPSKKNAVVMGRKTWESIPIQFRPLPGRLNIILTRSGSFDFATAENVVTCGSLDSALELLSTTPYCSTVEKIFVIGGGEVLRQSLNAPACEAIHLTDIESSVECDTFIPPIDLSVFHPWYSSYPVVENSIRHSFITFVRVTKSIAEANDSSGKELTGNDSKKNKFEIENFSFLPKVIFERHEEYQYLNLVQDIIRNGAKKNDRTGTGTISKFGCQMRFNLRRSFPLLTTKRVFWRGVLEELLWFISGSTNAKVLQEKGIHIWDGNASRQYLDSIGLSQREVGDLGPVYGFQWRHFGAEYIDMHADYTGKGFDQLMDVINKIKNNPDDRRIILSAWNPTDLNKMALPPCHMFAQFYVENGELSCQMYQRSADMGLGVPFNIASYSLLTCMIAQVCDLTPGDFVHVIGDAHVYRTHVQALEEQMQKQPKPFPILKINPLKKDIDSFVTSDFKLVRYDPHQKIEMKMAV; this is encoded by the exons ATGTCTACCGATGTTACCAACGTCAGTTCAAAGGGCAATGTTCAGACAAGATATCAAGTTGTGGTTGCTGCTACTCGTGACATGGGCATTGGGAAGGACGGGGTACTGCCATGGAAAGTGCCGAGtgacctaaaattttttaaggacATTACAATGACTACTTCAAATCCTTCGAAGAAAAACGCTGTTGTAATGGGAAGGAAAACATGGGAAAGCATACCCATTCAGTTTAGACCTCTCCCTGGTCGTCTGAATATAATATTGACTCGCTCTGGGAGTTTTGATTTTGCAACTGCAGAAAATGTTGTTACCTGTGGAAGTTTGGATTCTGCCTTAGAATTGCTATCAACAACTCCATACTGTTCAACAGTCGAGAAGATTTTTGTAATAGGGGGTGGCGAGGTTCTGAG GCAATCTCTAAATGCGCCTGCTTGTGAGGCCATTCATCTTACCGACATAGAGTCCAGCGTTGAATGTGATACTTTCATTCCTCCAATTGATCTCTCTGTATTCCACCCATGGTATTCATCATATCCAGTGGTTGAAAATAGCATAAGACATTCATTCATTACCTTTGTTCGTGTTACAAAATCAATTGCAGAAGCTAATGATTCAAGTGGCAAGGAATTGACTGGAAATGATTCTAAGAAGAATAAGTTTGaaattgagaatttttcatttttacctaAAGTGATATTTGAAAGGCATGAGGAGTATCAATATCTCAATCTTGTTCAAGACATAATAAGAAATGGTGCCAAGAAAAATGACAGAACAGGGACAGGGacaatatcaaaatttggttGCCAG ATGCGGTTCAACTTAAGGAGGAGCTTTCCATTGCTCACAACAAAG AGGGTATTTTGGCGTGGTGTTCTTGAAGAACTATTGTGGTTCATCAGTGGCTCAACAAATGCAAAG GTTTTACAGGAGAAAGGTATTCACATATGGGATGGCAATGCTTCAAGGCAGTATCTTGACAG TATTGGTTTATCACAAAGGGAAGTGGGAGACTTGGGACCAGTTTATGGATTTCAGTGGAGACATTTTGGTGCGGA ATATATTGACATGCATGCTGACTACACGGGAAAAGGTTTTGATCAGTTAATGGACGTCATTAACAAGATCAAGAACAATCCCGATGATAGAAGAATCATTTTATCTGCATGGAATCCAACAGATCTGAACAAGATGGCGCTGCCACCATGCCACATGTTTGCACAG TTTTATGTTGAGAATGGGGAGTTATCATGCCAGATGTATCAACGCTCTGCTGACATGGGGCTTGGTGTACCATTCAACATCGCATCATATTCTCTTCTGACCTGTATGATTGCACAAGTGTGTG ATCTTACTCCTGGAGATTTTGTCCATGTCATAGGCGATGCTCATGTTTACCGTACACATGTTCAAGCATTAGAAGAACAAATGCAGAAGCAGCCTAAACCGTTCCCT ATTTTGAAGATAAATCCTCTGAAGaaagatattgattcatttgTCACATCAGACTTCAAACTGGTTCGCTATGACCCTCACCAGAAGATAGAAATGAAGATGGCAGTCTGA